Proteins co-encoded in one Flavivirga eckloniae genomic window:
- a CDS encoding HD domain-containing protein, with translation MNKLKILNDPIYGFITIPNSLIFDLIQHKYFQRLRRITQMGMSYLVYPGAHHTRFHHAIGCMHLMQQAVNVLRFKEVTISEEEETGLYAAILLHDIGHGPFSHAMEHSIVNKVSHENISLLFMELLNKEFNGSLTLAIQIFKGEYHRKFMCQLISGQLDMDRADYLKRDSFYTGVAEGNINSERLITMLNVVDDELVVEEKGIYSVEKFIVARRLMYWQVYLHKTGLVAEQLLIRALKRAKELYSKGVKLEASKALLFFMENKISIDNFNNDTLDVFARLDDYDIISAMKHWQFHDDFVLSNLSEMIINRDLLKIKIKNKQIKTQNLEKHIQSLIDKYNISREEAKYFVFTGEISNQAYQLKHQGINILHKSGKIQDIVKASDQLNLKALSKPVTKYYICYPKEVL, from the coding sequence TTGAACAAACTTAAAATATTAAACGACCCAATTTACGGATTTATTACCATTCCAAATTCGCTTATTTTCGATTTAATACAGCACAAATATTTTCAGCGGTTACGTAGAATTACTCAAATGGGTATGTCTTATTTGGTTTATCCCGGTGCACATCACACAAGATTTCATCATGCCATTGGTTGTATGCATTTAATGCAACAAGCGGTTAATGTACTTCGTTTTAAGGAAGTTACAATTTCAGAAGAAGAAGAAACGGGGCTTTACGCTGCTATTTTATTGCACGATATTGGTCATGGTCCATTTTCTCATGCCATGGAACATAGCATCGTTAATAAGGTCTCTCACGAAAATATTTCCTTGCTTTTTATGGAACTTTTAAATAAGGAATTTAACGGAAGTTTAACGCTTGCCATCCAGATTTTTAAAGGCGAATACCATAGAAAATTTATGTGTCAGCTCATTTCTGGTCAATTGGACATGGATCGAGCCGACTATTTAAAAAGAGATAGTTTTTATACCGGGGTAGCAGAAGGAAACATAAACAGTGAACGTTTAATTACGATGCTTAACGTTGTTGACGATGAATTGGTTGTTGAAGAAAAAGGAATTTATAGTGTAGAGAAATTTATTGTGGCCAGACGACTTATGTATTGGCAAGTATATTTGCATAAAACTGGATTGGTAGCAGAACAATTGTTGATTCGAGCTTTAAAGCGAGCAAAAGAATTATACAGCAAAGGAGTGAAATTAGAGGCGAGCAAGGCGTTGTTGTTTTTCATGGAAAATAAAATATCTATCGATAATTTTAATAATGATACACTAGATGTTTTTGCACGATTAGATGATTATGATATTATTTCGGCTATGAAGCACTGGCAATTTCATGACGATTTTGTACTGAGCAATTTAAGCGAAATGATTATCAATAGAGATTTATTAAAAATCAAAATAAAGAATAAGCAGATTAAAACGCAAAACCTAGAAAAGCATATTCAGAGTTTAATAGATAAGTATAATATAAGTAGGGAAGAGGCAAAATATTTTGTGTTTACCGGAGAAATTTCCAACCAGGCATACCAGTTAAAACATCAGGGTATAAACATTTTACATAAATCGGGAAAGATTCAGGATATTGTTAAGGCGTCAGATCAACTTAACCTTAAAGCACTGTCTAAACCAGTAACAAAATATTACATATGTTACCCTAAGGAAGTACTATAG
- the lpxD gene encoding UDP-3-O-(3-hydroxymyristoyl)glucosamine N-acyltransferase, with protein sequence MKFTAQQIAEILQGDIVGNPDVEVSKLSKIEEGTQGSLTFLSNPKYTQYIYSTKASATIVNKSFVPENEIDTTLIKVEDAYAAFSKLLEYYNMVKLNKTGVEQPSFISESAKYGDNIYIGAFSYLGENVTLGNNVKVFANSYIGDNVTIGENSVVFSGAKIYSDTIIGDSCVINSGVIIGADGFGFAPQENGSYKKIPQIGNVILEDNVDVGAGTTIDRATMGSTIIRKGVKLDNQIQIAHNVEIGENTVIAAQTGVAGSTKVGNNCLIGGQVGIAGHITIGNNVKIQAQSGIARNVKDDEVLQGSPALPITDYNKSYVHFKNLPKIVKNINDLEKINGNS encoded by the coding sequence GTGAAATTTACAGCACAGCAAATAGCAGAAATATTACAAGGTGATATTGTAGGGAATCCAGATGTAGAAGTTTCAAAGTTATCTAAAATAGAAGAAGGGACTCAAGGCTCTTTAACATTTTTATCCAATCCTAAATACACACAGTACATATATTCTACAAAAGCTTCGGCGACTATAGTTAACAAAAGCTTTGTTCCCGAAAACGAAATTGATACGACCTTAATTAAGGTTGAAGATGCTTATGCAGCTTTTAGTAAGTTGCTTGAGTATTATAATATGGTAAAGCTTAACAAAACGGGAGTAGAGCAACCTTCATTTATATCAGAATCTGCCAAATATGGCGACAACATTTATATTGGAGCCTTTTCCTATTTAGGCGAGAATGTTACACTAGGCAATAATGTTAAGGTTTTTGCCAATTCTTATATAGGAGATAATGTTACTATTGGAGAAAACTCTGTTGTTTTTTCTGGAGCCAAAATATATTCAGATACCATTATAGGAGATTCTTGTGTTATAAACTCTGGAGTTATTATTGGAGCAGACGGTTTTGGTTTTGCACCTCAAGAAAATGGTAGCTATAAAAAGATACCGCAAATAGGTAATGTTATTTTAGAAGATAACGTTGATGTAGGTGCAGGTACTACTATAGATAGAGCCACAATGGGATCTACAATAATAAGAAAAGGTGTTAAACTTGATAATCAAATTCAAATAGCGCATAACGTAGAAATTGGCGAAAATACCGTTATTGCTGCCCAAACCGGAGTAGCTGGTTCTACTAAAGTTGGTAATAATTGTTTAATAGGTGGTCAGGTAGGTATTGCAGGGCATATTACAATTGGTAATAATGTTAAAATACAAGCCCAATCCGGAATTGCAAGAAATGTAAAGGATGATGAAGTACTACAAGGTTCTCCGGCACTACCAATTACAGATTATAACAAGTCTTATGTGCACTTTAAAAACTTGCCTAAAATCGTAAAAAATATTAATGACTTAGAAAAAATAAATGGGAATAGTTAA
- the efp gene encoding elongation factor P produces the protein MATTSDIRNGLCIRYNHDIFKIIEFLHVKPGKGPAFVRTKLKSVTTGKVIDNTFSAGHKLDDVRVETHKFQFLYNEGETYHFMNTEDYSQIELQKNTLDNPDLMKEGEVVTVLINSEDSMPLSVEMPASVILEVTATEPGVKGNTATNATKPATVETGATVNVPLFINEGDKIKVETDKGTYKERVKE, from the coding sequence ATGGCAACGACAAGCGACATTAGGAATGGATTATGTATTAGATACAATCATGATATTTTTAAAATTATTGAATTTTTACATGTAAAACCTGGTAAAGGCCCCGCTTTTGTAAGAACAAAATTAAAAAGCGTTACCACAGGTAAAGTGATTGACAATACCTTTTCGGCAGGTCATAAATTAGATGATGTTCGAGTTGAGACACATAAGTTTCAATTTTTATATAATGAAGGAGAAACCTATCATTTTATGAATACAGAAGATTATTCTCAAATAGAACTTCAAAAAAACACCTTAGATAATCCAGATCTAATGAAAGAAGGCGAAGTTGTAACTGTACTGATTAATTCTGAAGATAGTATGCCACTTTCAGTTGAAATGCCTGCTAGTGTTATTTTAGAAGTTACTGCAACAGAACCGGGAGTAAAAGGGAATACTGCAACCAATGCAACGAAACCGGCAACAGTTGAAACTGGAGCAACAGTTAATGTACCTTTATTTATTAATGAAGGCGACAAGATAAAGGTTGAAACGGACAAAGGTACTTACAAAGAGCGTGTTAAGGAATAA
- a CDS encoding bifunctional UDP-3-O-[3-hydroxymyristoyl] N-acetylglucosamine deacetylase/3-hydroxyacyl-ACP dehydratase has protein sequence MGIVNTEIKQKTIKDSVSLTGVGLHTGKDVTLTFKPAIANAGLAFKRIDLEGEPVIEADANYVTNTQRGTCLEKNGVTIQTSEHVLAALVGLDIDNAIIELNASEPPIMDGSSKFFVDALEKAGIVELDACREEFVITNIVSYTDEETGSEILVMPSKEYQITTMVDFGTKVLGTQNATLNRISDFKKDISNSRTFSFLHEIEMLLEHGLIKGGDLNNAIVYVDKALSPETMEKLRVAFKKDSIAVKPNGILDNLTLHHPNEAARHKLLDVLGDLALIGTRIRGKIIANKPGHFVNTQFAKKLSKIIKNDRRNNVPSIDLNQPPLMDVNQIMAMLPHRQPFLLIDKVYELTDNYVTAIKNVTMNEQFFAGHFPGAPVMPGVLIVEAMAQTGGILVLNTVPDPENYLTFFMKMDNVKFKQKVMPGDTLIFKCTLITPIRRGICHMQGYAYANGKLCAEAELMAQISKVKK, from the coding sequence ATGGGAATAGTTAATACCGAAATAAAACAAAAAACCATTAAAGACAGTGTCTCTTTAACCGGTGTTGGTTTACATACAGGAAAAGATGTTACTCTAACTTTTAAGCCAGCTATAGCTAATGCAGGATTAGCATTTAAACGCATTGATTTAGAAGGAGAACCAGTAATTGAAGCTGATGCTAATTATGTTACTAATACGCAACGAGGTACCTGTTTAGAAAAAAATGGTGTAACCATTCAAACATCAGAACATGTACTTGCTGCTTTAGTAGGTCTAGATATTGATAACGCCATAATTGAATTGAATGCTTCAGAGCCACCTATTATGGATGGTTCTTCTAAGTTTTTTGTTGATGCCCTTGAGAAAGCTGGTATTGTAGAACTTGATGCATGCAGAGAAGAGTTCGTAATTACCAATATTGTTTCGTATACAGATGAAGAAACAGGCAGCGAAATTTTAGTAATGCCATCTAAAGAATACCAGATAACTACCATGGTAGATTTTGGTACTAAAGTTTTGGGAACACAAAATGCTACTTTAAATCGAATTTCAGATTTTAAAAAGGATATTTCGAATTCCCGTACATTTAGTTTTCTGCATGAAATAGAAATGCTTTTAGAGCATGGTTTAATTAAAGGAGGCGATTTAAATAATGCTATAGTATATGTAGATAAAGCATTATCCCCAGAAACCATGGAAAAACTAAGAGTTGCGTTTAAAAAGGACTCAATAGCCGTTAAACCAAATGGTATTCTAGATAATTTAACCTTACACCATCCTAATGAAGCTGCACGGCACAAATTGCTTGATGTTTTAGGGGACTTAGCACTTATTGGAACTAGAATTCGTGGAAAAATAATCGCGAATAAACCAGGGCATTTTGTAAATACGCAGTTCGCCAAAAAACTGTCTAAAATAATAAAGAACGACCGTCGTAACAATGTACCAAGTATAGATTTGAATCAACCGCCTTTAATGGATGTTAATCAAATTATGGCAATGCTTCCTCATAGACAACCATTCTTATTAATAGATAAGGTTTATGAGCTTACAGATAATTATGTAACAGCTATAAAGAATGTGACCATGAACGAGCAATTTTTTGCAGGTCACTTTCCGGGAGCTCCGGTAATGCCTGGTGTTTTAATTGTAGAAGCTATGGCGCAAACGGGTGGTATTTTAGTACTTAACACCGTTCCAGACCCAGAAAATTACTTAACCTTTTTCATGAAAATGGATAATGTTAAGTTTAAACAAAAAGTAATGCCTGGAGATACGCTAATATTTAAATGTACGTTAATTACACCAATACGCCGTGGTATATGCCACATGCAAGGTTATGCATATGCGAATGGTAAATTATGTGCAGAAGCAGAACTTATGGCTCAAATCTCTAAAGTAAAAAAATAA
- the lpxA gene encoding acyl-ACP--UDP-N-acetylglucosamine O-acyltransferase, with protein sequence MNQPLAYVHPGAKIAKNVVIEPFTTINNNVKIGEGTWIGSNVTIMEGARIGKNCNIFPGSVISAVPQDLKYNDEDTTVEIGDNVTIRECVTINRGTADRMKTVIGNNCLIMAYCHIAHDCIVGNNCIFSNNSTLAGHITIGDYVVLAGMTAVHQFVSVGKHAFVTGGSLVRKDVPPYVKAAREPLSYVGINSVGLRRRGFTTEKIREIQNIFRILYQKNYNNTQASEIIEAEMEATPERDEILQFIKNSHRGIMKGYFKSN encoded by the coding sequence ATGAACCAACCACTAGCATACGTTCACCCAGGTGCCAAAATTGCTAAAAACGTAGTAATTGAACCTTTCACAACTATTAATAACAATGTAAAAATAGGAGAGGGTACTTGGATAGGTAGTAACGTAACCATCATGGAAGGTGCCCGTATTGGTAAAAACTGTAATATCTTTCCAGGCTCTGTTATTTCTGCAGTGCCACAGGACTTAAAATATAACGACGAAGATACCACAGTAGAAATTGGTGATAATGTTACCATAAGAGAATGTGTAACAATCAATAGAGGTACAGCAGACAGAATGAAAACCGTTATTGGCAATAATTGTTTAATAATGGCATACTGCCACATTGCACACGATTGTATAGTAGGGAATAATTGTATTTTCTCTAATAACAGTACACTGGCTGGCCACATAACTATAGGAGACTATGTTGTTTTGGCTGGAATGACAGCCGTACACCAGTTTGTATCTGTAGGGAAACATGCCTTCGTTACTGGAGGGTCTTTGGTTAGAAAAGATGTACCTCCCTATGTAAAGGCAGCAAGAGAACCTTTATCTTATGTAGGTATAAATTCGGTAGGTCTTAGAAGACGCGGATTTACAACCGAAAAAATAAGAGAAATTCAGAATATTTTTAGAATACTCTATCAAAAAAACTATAATAATACCCAAGCTTCAGAAATTATTGAAGCCGAAATGGAAGCAACACCAGAACGTGATGAAATACTGCAATTTATTAAGAATTCACATCGAGGTATTATGAAAGGGTATTTCAAATCAAATTAA